From Solanum lycopersicum chromosome 8, SLM_r2.1, the proteins below share one genomic window:
- the LOC101244305 gene encoding protein ENHANCED DISEASE RESISTANCE 2-like isoform X2, which yields MSKVVHEGWMVRYGRRKIGKSFLHMRYFVLETKLLAYFKTKPQGNVSPIKTLEIDGNFRVEDRGLKTHHGQMVYVLSVYNMKEKHDQITMAAFNIQEALIWKEKIESVIDQHQESVGGSRAKLNDFKSGTESTGRTTSDQESPAAEDEDESQQNMLRGTTIANAIAPPESVVDWTKESESDLANPKYRRLLYCQNGLRFFEELLNVDLLPKGCSRAMKAVGVVGATCEEIFELVMSMDATRFEWDCSFQYGSLVEEVDGHTAILYHRLRLDWFPTFIWPRDLCYVRYWRRNDDGSYVVLFRSREHKNCNPLPGYVRAHIESGGFNISPLKPRNGRPRTQVQQLMQIDLKGWGVGFITSFQQHCLFQMLNSVAGLREYFSQTDERAAAPRIPVMVNMNPPSISSKKSQKLSHHRTPSLDQIRAANRNAVSMLDEYSDEDEDFQGTDQEVSSPGLENDTIKTALEEEPMEHIDMSTFSGNLRHDDSDNGRDCWTISDGKNFRVRGKNFCTDKTKVPAGQSLMDLVAVDWFKDTKRMDHVARRPGCAAQVASEKGLFTLVINLQVPGSTHYSMIFYFVMKKLIPGSLLQRFVDGDDEFRNSRMKLIPSVPKGSWIVRQSVGSSPCLLGKAVDCNYIRGPKYLEIDVDVGSSTVANGVMGLVIGVITTLVVDMAFLVQGNTPDELPEPLIGAARVCHIELSSAVVPKLEPE from the exons ATGTCGAAGGTGGTGCACGAGGGATGGATGGTGAGGTATGGGAGGAGGAAGATAGGAAAATCATTCCTTCATATGCGTTATTTCGTTCTGGAGACTAAGTTGTTGGCCTACTTCAAGACGAAACCTCAGGGAAATGTG TCTCCAATCAAGACTCTTGAAATTGATGGTAATTTTCGAGTGGAAGATCGAGGCTTGAAGACTCATCATGGACAG ATGGTTTACGTCCTATCGGTCTATAACATGAAAGAGAAGCATGATCAAATCACG ATGGCAGCTTTCAACATTCAGGAAGCACtaatttggaaagaaaaaattgaatccGTGATTGATCAG CATCAAGAGTCAGTAGGTGGTAGTCGTGCCAAATTAAACGATTTCAAATCTGGGACGGAGAGTACTGGGAGGACGACTTCAGATCAGGAAAGCCC TGCTGCTGAGGATGAAGATGAATCTCAACAAAACATGCTGCGAGGAACAACAATTGCAAATG CGATAGCTCCTCCGGAGTCTGTGGTGGATTGGACAAAGGAATCAGAGTCAGATTTGGCAAACCCCAAGTATAGGCGCTTACTTTACTGTCAAAATG GGCTTCGCTTTTTCGAGGAGCTACTCAATGTTGATTTACTA CCAAAGGGCTGTAGTAGAGCTATGAAGGCGGTTGGCGTAGTGGGGGCTACTTGTGAAGAAATATTTGAGCTTGTAATGAGCATGGACGCAACACGTTTTGA ATGGGATTGTAGCTTCCAGTATGGTAGTTTGGTTGAGGAGGTAGATGGACACACAGCAATACTTTATCACAGACTTCGACTCGACTGGTTTCCGAC TTTTATTTGGCCTCGTGATCTTTGTTATGTACGATACTGGCGTAGAAATGATGATGGAAGTTACG TTGTGTTATTTCGTTCTAGAGAGCATAAGAATTGTAATCCTCTACCTGGATATGTTCGAGCTCATATCGAGA GTGGTGGATTCAATATTTCACCCCTCAAACCGCGTAATGGGAGGCCAAGAACTCAAGTACAGCAACTTATGCAGATAGATCTGAAAGGGTGGGGTGTAGGTTTCATCACGTCATTTCAACAACATTGTCTGTTTCAGATGTTGAATAGTGTTGCTG GACTTCGCGAATACTTTTCTCAAACTGATGAGAGGGCAGCTGCTCCGAGAATTCCAGTTATGGTTAATATGAATCCGCCATCTATCTCCTCTAAAAAAAGCCAGAAACTGTCTCATCATCGTACTCCGTCTTTAGACCAAATACGTGCTGCAAACAGAAATGCAGTATCGATGTTGGACGAGTACTCTGATGAGGATGAAGATTTTCAGGGAACTGATCAAGAG GTATCATCACCAGGTCTTGAAAACGATACGATTAAAACTG CTCTTGAAGAAGAACCTATGGAGCATATTGATATGTCAACTTTTTCGGGTAATCTACGACATGATGACAGTGATAATGGCCGTGACTGCTGGACAATATCTGATGGAAAAAACTTCAGAGTTCGTGGCAAGAACTTTTGCACGGACAAAACAAAG GTTCCAGCTGGTCAATCTCTCATGGATCTTGTCGCGGTCGACTGGTTCAAAGATACTAAACGAATGGACCATGTCGCTAGGCGTCCTGGTTGTGCAGCACAG gTTGCTTCAGAAAAAGGACTCTTTACTTTGGTTATAAATTTGCAA GTACCTGGATCAACACATTACAGCATGATTTTCTATTTCGTCATGAAAAAGTTGATACCTGGTTCTCTCTTGCAACGGTTTGTTGATGGAGATGACGAGTTTCGGAATAGTAGAATGAAGCTAATCCCATCAGTACCAAAG GGTTCATGGATTGTGCGTCAGAGTGTTGGAAGTTCCCCGTGTTTACTGGGAAAGGCAGTCGATTGCAATTACATTCGCGGTCCCAAGTATTTAGAG attgatgttgatgttggctcTTCCACTGTTGCAAATGGAGTTATGGGGCTTGTCATTGGCGTAATCACAACACTAGTCGTTGACATGGCTTTCCTTGTACAG GGAAACACCCCTGATGAGTTACCAGAGCCACTTATAGGCGCTGCACGCGTCTGTCATATAGAACTATCATCTGCTGTTGTACCAAAGCTTGAACCTGAGTAG
- the LOC101244305 gene encoding protein ENHANCED DISEASE RESISTANCE 2-like isoform X1 → MSKVVHEGWMVRYGRRKIGKSFLHMRYFVLETKLLAYFKTKPQGNVSPIKTLEIDGNFRVEDRGLKTHHGQMVYVLSVYNMKEKHDQITMAAFNIQEALIWKEKIESVIDQHQESVGGSRAKLNDFKSGTESTGRTTSDQESPFSAAEDEDESQQNMLRGTTIANAIAPPESVVDWTKESESDLANPKYRRLLYCQNGLRFFEELLNVDLLPKGCSRAMKAVGVVGATCEEIFELVMSMDATRFEWDCSFQYGSLVEEVDGHTAILYHRLRLDWFPTFIWPRDLCYVRYWRRNDDGSYVVLFRSREHKNCNPLPGYVRAHIESGGFNISPLKPRNGRPRTQVQQLMQIDLKGWGVGFITSFQQHCLFQMLNSVAGLREYFSQTDERAAAPRIPVMVNMNPPSISSKKSQKLSHHRTPSLDQIRAANRNAVSMLDEYSDEDEDFQGTDQEVSSPGLENDTIKTALEEEPMEHIDMSTFSGNLRHDDSDNGRDCWTISDGKNFRVRGKNFCTDKTKVPAGQSLMDLVAVDWFKDTKRMDHVARRPGCAAQVASEKGLFTLVINLQVPGSTHYSMIFYFVMKKLIPGSLLQRFVDGDDEFRNSRMKLIPSVPKGSWIVRQSVGSSPCLLGKAVDCNYIRGPKYLEIDVDVGSSTVANGVMGLVIGVITTLVVDMAFLVQGNTPDELPEPLIGAARVCHIELSSAVVPKLEPE, encoded by the exons ATGTCGAAGGTGGTGCACGAGGGATGGATGGTGAGGTATGGGAGGAGGAAGATAGGAAAATCATTCCTTCATATGCGTTATTTCGTTCTGGAGACTAAGTTGTTGGCCTACTTCAAGACGAAACCTCAGGGAAATGTG TCTCCAATCAAGACTCTTGAAATTGATGGTAATTTTCGAGTGGAAGATCGAGGCTTGAAGACTCATCATGGACAG ATGGTTTACGTCCTATCGGTCTATAACATGAAAGAGAAGCATGATCAAATCACG ATGGCAGCTTTCAACATTCAGGAAGCACtaatttggaaagaaaaaattgaatccGTGATTGATCAG CATCAAGAGTCAGTAGGTGGTAGTCGTGCCAAATTAAACGATTTCAAATCTGGGACGGAGAGTACTGGGAGGACGACTTCAGATCAGGAAAGCCC GTTCAGTGCTGCTGAGGATGAAGATGAATCTCAACAAAACATGCTGCGAGGAACAACAATTGCAAATG CGATAGCTCCTCCGGAGTCTGTGGTGGATTGGACAAAGGAATCAGAGTCAGATTTGGCAAACCCCAAGTATAGGCGCTTACTTTACTGTCAAAATG GGCTTCGCTTTTTCGAGGAGCTACTCAATGTTGATTTACTA CCAAAGGGCTGTAGTAGAGCTATGAAGGCGGTTGGCGTAGTGGGGGCTACTTGTGAAGAAATATTTGAGCTTGTAATGAGCATGGACGCAACACGTTTTGA ATGGGATTGTAGCTTCCAGTATGGTAGTTTGGTTGAGGAGGTAGATGGACACACAGCAATACTTTATCACAGACTTCGACTCGACTGGTTTCCGAC TTTTATTTGGCCTCGTGATCTTTGTTATGTACGATACTGGCGTAGAAATGATGATGGAAGTTACG TTGTGTTATTTCGTTCTAGAGAGCATAAGAATTGTAATCCTCTACCTGGATATGTTCGAGCTCATATCGAGA GTGGTGGATTCAATATTTCACCCCTCAAACCGCGTAATGGGAGGCCAAGAACTCAAGTACAGCAACTTATGCAGATAGATCTGAAAGGGTGGGGTGTAGGTTTCATCACGTCATTTCAACAACATTGTCTGTTTCAGATGTTGAATAGTGTTGCTG GACTTCGCGAATACTTTTCTCAAACTGATGAGAGGGCAGCTGCTCCGAGAATTCCAGTTATGGTTAATATGAATCCGCCATCTATCTCCTCTAAAAAAAGCCAGAAACTGTCTCATCATCGTACTCCGTCTTTAGACCAAATACGTGCTGCAAACAGAAATGCAGTATCGATGTTGGACGAGTACTCTGATGAGGATGAAGATTTTCAGGGAACTGATCAAGAG GTATCATCACCAGGTCTTGAAAACGATACGATTAAAACTG CTCTTGAAGAAGAACCTATGGAGCATATTGATATGTCAACTTTTTCGGGTAATCTACGACATGATGACAGTGATAATGGCCGTGACTGCTGGACAATATCTGATGGAAAAAACTTCAGAGTTCGTGGCAAGAACTTTTGCACGGACAAAACAAAG GTTCCAGCTGGTCAATCTCTCATGGATCTTGTCGCGGTCGACTGGTTCAAAGATACTAAACGAATGGACCATGTCGCTAGGCGTCCTGGTTGTGCAGCACAG gTTGCTTCAGAAAAAGGACTCTTTACTTTGGTTATAAATTTGCAA GTACCTGGATCAACACATTACAGCATGATTTTCTATTTCGTCATGAAAAAGTTGATACCTGGTTCTCTCTTGCAACGGTTTGTTGATGGAGATGACGAGTTTCGGAATAGTAGAATGAAGCTAATCCCATCAGTACCAAAG GGTTCATGGATTGTGCGTCAGAGTGTTGGAAGTTCCCCGTGTTTACTGGGAAAGGCAGTCGATTGCAATTACATTCGCGGTCCCAAGTATTTAGAG attgatgttgatgttggctcTTCCACTGTTGCAAATGGAGTTATGGGGCTTGTCATTGGCGTAATCACAACACTAGTCGTTGACATGGCTTTCCTTGTACAG GGAAACACCCCTGATGAGTTACCAGAGCCACTTATAGGCGCTGCACGCGTCTGTCATATAGAACTATCATCTGCTGTTGTACCAAAGCTTGAACCTGAGTAG
- the LOC101244305 gene encoding protein ENHANCED DISEASE RESISTANCE 2-like isoform X3, with protein sequence MSKVVHEGWMVRYGRRKIGKSFLHMRYFVLETKLLAYFKTKPQGNVSPIKTLEIDGNFRVEDRGLKTHHGQMVYVLSVYNMKEKHDQITMAAFNIQEALIWKEKIESVIDQHQESVGGSRAKLNDFKSGTESTGRTTSDQESPFSAAEDEDESQQNMLRGTTIANAIAPPESVVDWTKESESDLANPKYRRLLYCQNGLRFFEELLNVDLLPKGCSRAMKAVGVVGATCEEIFELVMSMDATRFDFIWPRDLCYVRYWRRNDDGSYVVLFRSREHKNCNPLPGYVRAHIESGGFNISPLKPRNGRPRTQVQQLMQIDLKGWGVGFITSFQQHCLFQMLNSVAGLREYFSQTDERAAAPRIPVMVNMNPPSISSKKSQKLSHHRTPSLDQIRAANRNAVSMLDEYSDEDEDFQGTDQEVSSPGLENDTIKTALEEEPMEHIDMSTFSGNLRHDDSDNGRDCWTISDGKNFRVRGKNFCTDKTKVPAGQSLMDLVAVDWFKDTKRMDHVARRPGCAAQVASEKGLFTLVINLQVPGSTHYSMIFYFVMKKLIPGSLLQRFVDGDDEFRNSRMKLIPSVPKGSWIVRQSVGSSPCLLGKAVDCNYIRGPKYLEIDVDVGSSTVANGVMGLVIGVITTLVVDMAFLVQGNTPDELPEPLIGAARVCHIELSSAVVPKLEPE encoded by the exons ATGTCGAAGGTGGTGCACGAGGGATGGATGGTGAGGTATGGGAGGAGGAAGATAGGAAAATCATTCCTTCATATGCGTTATTTCGTTCTGGAGACTAAGTTGTTGGCCTACTTCAAGACGAAACCTCAGGGAAATGTG TCTCCAATCAAGACTCTTGAAATTGATGGTAATTTTCGAGTGGAAGATCGAGGCTTGAAGACTCATCATGGACAG ATGGTTTACGTCCTATCGGTCTATAACATGAAAGAGAAGCATGATCAAATCACG ATGGCAGCTTTCAACATTCAGGAAGCACtaatttggaaagaaaaaattgaatccGTGATTGATCAG CATCAAGAGTCAGTAGGTGGTAGTCGTGCCAAATTAAACGATTTCAAATCTGGGACGGAGAGTACTGGGAGGACGACTTCAGATCAGGAAAGCCC GTTCAGTGCTGCTGAGGATGAAGATGAATCTCAACAAAACATGCTGCGAGGAACAACAATTGCAAATG CGATAGCTCCTCCGGAGTCTGTGGTGGATTGGACAAAGGAATCAGAGTCAGATTTGGCAAACCCCAAGTATAGGCGCTTACTTTACTGTCAAAATG GGCTTCGCTTTTTCGAGGAGCTACTCAATGTTGATTTACTA CCAAAGGGCTGTAGTAGAGCTATGAAGGCGGTTGGCGTAGTGGGGGCTACTTGTGAAGAAATATTTGAGCTTGTAATGAGCATGGACGCAACACGTTTTGA TTTTATTTGGCCTCGTGATCTTTGTTATGTACGATACTGGCGTAGAAATGATGATGGAAGTTACG TTGTGTTATTTCGTTCTAGAGAGCATAAGAATTGTAATCCTCTACCTGGATATGTTCGAGCTCATATCGAGA GTGGTGGATTCAATATTTCACCCCTCAAACCGCGTAATGGGAGGCCAAGAACTCAAGTACAGCAACTTATGCAGATAGATCTGAAAGGGTGGGGTGTAGGTTTCATCACGTCATTTCAACAACATTGTCTGTTTCAGATGTTGAATAGTGTTGCTG GACTTCGCGAATACTTTTCTCAAACTGATGAGAGGGCAGCTGCTCCGAGAATTCCAGTTATGGTTAATATGAATCCGCCATCTATCTCCTCTAAAAAAAGCCAGAAACTGTCTCATCATCGTACTCCGTCTTTAGACCAAATACGTGCTGCAAACAGAAATGCAGTATCGATGTTGGACGAGTACTCTGATGAGGATGAAGATTTTCAGGGAACTGATCAAGAG GTATCATCACCAGGTCTTGAAAACGATACGATTAAAACTG CTCTTGAAGAAGAACCTATGGAGCATATTGATATGTCAACTTTTTCGGGTAATCTACGACATGATGACAGTGATAATGGCCGTGACTGCTGGACAATATCTGATGGAAAAAACTTCAGAGTTCGTGGCAAGAACTTTTGCACGGACAAAACAAAG GTTCCAGCTGGTCAATCTCTCATGGATCTTGTCGCGGTCGACTGGTTCAAAGATACTAAACGAATGGACCATGTCGCTAGGCGTCCTGGTTGTGCAGCACAG gTTGCTTCAGAAAAAGGACTCTTTACTTTGGTTATAAATTTGCAA GTACCTGGATCAACACATTACAGCATGATTTTCTATTTCGTCATGAAAAAGTTGATACCTGGTTCTCTCTTGCAACGGTTTGTTGATGGAGATGACGAGTTTCGGAATAGTAGAATGAAGCTAATCCCATCAGTACCAAAG GGTTCATGGATTGTGCGTCAGAGTGTTGGAAGTTCCCCGTGTTTACTGGGAAAGGCAGTCGATTGCAATTACATTCGCGGTCCCAAGTATTTAGAG attgatgttgatgttggctcTTCCACTGTTGCAAATGGAGTTATGGGGCTTGTCATTGGCGTAATCACAACACTAGTCGTTGACATGGCTTTCCTTGTACAG GGAAACACCCCTGATGAGTTACCAGAGCCACTTATAGGCGCTGCACGCGTCTGTCATATAGAACTATCATCTGCTGTTGTACCAAAGCTTGAACCTGAGTAG
- the LOC101244305 gene encoding protein ENHANCED DISEASE RESISTANCE 2-like isoform X4, translating into MSKVVHEGWMVRYGRRKIGKSFLHMRYFVLETKLLAYFKTKPQGNVSPIKTLEIDGNFRVEDRGLKTHHGQMVYVLSVYNMKEKHDQITMAAFNIQEALIWKEKIESVIDQHQESVGGSRAKLNDFKSGTESTGRTTSDQESPFSAAEDEDESQQNMLRGTTIANAIAPPESVVDWTKESESDLANPKYRRLLYCQNGLRFFEELLNVDLLPKGCSRAMKAVGVVGATCEEIFELVMSMDATRFEWDCSFQYGSLVEEVDGHTAILYHRLRLDWFPTFIWPRDLCYVRYWRRNDDGSYVVLFRSREHKNCNPLPGYVRAHIESGGFNISPLKPRNGRPRTQVQQLMQIDLKGWGVGFITSFQQHCLFQMLNSVAGLREYFSQTDERAAAPRIPVMVNMNPPSISSKKSQKLSHHRTPSLDQIRAANRNAVSMLDEYSDEDEDFQGTDQEVSSPGLENDTIKTALEEEPMEHIDMSTFSGNLRHDDSDNGRDCWTISDGKNFRVRGKNFCTDKTKVPAGQSLMDLVAVDWFKDTKRMDHVARRPGCAAQVASEKGLFTLVINLQVPGSTHYSMIFYFVMKKLIPGSLLQRFVDGDDEFRNSRMKLIPSVPKNVNWTTVVYTWTNRK; encoded by the exons ATGTCGAAGGTGGTGCACGAGGGATGGATGGTGAGGTATGGGAGGAGGAAGATAGGAAAATCATTCCTTCATATGCGTTATTTCGTTCTGGAGACTAAGTTGTTGGCCTACTTCAAGACGAAACCTCAGGGAAATGTG TCTCCAATCAAGACTCTTGAAATTGATGGTAATTTTCGAGTGGAAGATCGAGGCTTGAAGACTCATCATGGACAG ATGGTTTACGTCCTATCGGTCTATAACATGAAAGAGAAGCATGATCAAATCACG ATGGCAGCTTTCAACATTCAGGAAGCACtaatttggaaagaaaaaattgaatccGTGATTGATCAG CATCAAGAGTCAGTAGGTGGTAGTCGTGCCAAATTAAACGATTTCAAATCTGGGACGGAGAGTACTGGGAGGACGACTTCAGATCAGGAAAGCCC GTTCAGTGCTGCTGAGGATGAAGATGAATCTCAACAAAACATGCTGCGAGGAACAACAATTGCAAATG CGATAGCTCCTCCGGAGTCTGTGGTGGATTGGACAAAGGAATCAGAGTCAGATTTGGCAAACCCCAAGTATAGGCGCTTACTTTACTGTCAAAATG GGCTTCGCTTTTTCGAGGAGCTACTCAATGTTGATTTACTA CCAAAGGGCTGTAGTAGAGCTATGAAGGCGGTTGGCGTAGTGGGGGCTACTTGTGAAGAAATATTTGAGCTTGTAATGAGCATGGACGCAACACGTTTTGA ATGGGATTGTAGCTTCCAGTATGGTAGTTTGGTTGAGGAGGTAGATGGACACACAGCAATACTTTATCACAGACTTCGACTCGACTGGTTTCCGAC TTTTATTTGGCCTCGTGATCTTTGTTATGTACGATACTGGCGTAGAAATGATGATGGAAGTTACG TTGTGTTATTTCGTTCTAGAGAGCATAAGAATTGTAATCCTCTACCTGGATATGTTCGAGCTCATATCGAGA GTGGTGGATTCAATATTTCACCCCTCAAACCGCGTAATGGGAGGCCAAGAACTCAAGTACAGCAACTTATGCAGATAGATCTGAAAGGGTGGGGTGTAGGTTTCATCACGTCATTTCAACAACATTGTCTGTTTCAGATGTTGAATAGTGTTGCTG GACTTCGCGAATACTTTTCTCAAACTGATGAGAGGGCAGCTGCTCCGAGAATTCCAGTTATGGTTAATATGAATCCGCCATCTATCTCCTCTAAAAAAAGCCAGAAACTGTCTCATCATCGTACTCCGTCTTTAGACCAAATACGTGCTGCAAACAGAAATGCAGTATCGATGTTGGACGAGTACTCTGATGAGGATGAAGATTTTCAGGGAACTGATCAAGAG GTATCATCACCAGGTCTTGAAAACGATACGATTAAAACTG CTCTTGAAGAAGAACCTATGGAGCATATTGATATGTCAACTTTTTCGGGTAATCTACGACATGATGACAGTGATAATGGCCGTGACTGCTGGACAATATCTGATGGAAAAAACTTCAGAGTTCGTGGCAAGAACTTTTGCACGGACAAAACAAAG GTTCCAGCTGGTCAATCTCTCATGGATCTTGTCGCGGTCGACTGGTTCAAAGATACTAAACGAATGGACCATGTCGCTAGGCGTCCTGGTTGTGCAGCACAG gTTGCTTCAGAAAAAGGACTCTTTACTTTGGTTATAAATTTGCAA GTACCTGGATCAACACATTACAGCATGATTTTCTATTTCGTCATGAAAAAGTTGATACCTGGTTCTCTCTTGCAACGGTTTGTTGATGGAGATGACGAGTTTCGGAATAGTAGAATGAAGCTAATCCCATCAGTACCAAAG AATGTTAATTGGACAACAGTTGTGTATACATGGACAAACAGAAAATGA
- the LOC101244602 gene encoding cell division cycle 20.2, cofactor of APC complex, which yields MDAGSRYNKFRPPLVNQMSHKKRTRENLDRFIPNRSAMDFDYAHYMLSGGKVKKEHYGVNSPSKEAYSKQLAEIFNMNRTRILAFKNKPPHSAERVSESPSSIQQPKTVKKRRYIPQSSERTLDAPDILDDFYLNLLDWGSNNVIAIALGNSVYLWDASDGSVTELLTVDDDFGPVTAVSWSPDGRSLAVGLNNSHVQLWNTLQGSSRLLRTLQGHRLRVGSLDWNGHILTTGGMDGMIINNDVRIRSHIVGTYRGHNQEICGLKWSASGQQLASGGNDNLVHIWSISMGSANSTHQWVHRMTDHTSAVKALSWCPFQSNMVASGGGIGDQCIKFWNTNTGACLNSVNTGSQVCSLLWNRHDRELLSSHGFIDNQLAVWKYPSMTKISELLGHTSRVLHMAQSPDGYTVATAAADETLRLWNVFGNPTETKPVLKRKLEPFFDLAQIR from the exons ATGGATGCAGGGAGCAGATACAATAAGTTTCGACCTCCTCTCGTTAATCAGATGTCTCACAAGAAAAGAACTCGAGAGAAT CTGGACAGGTTTATACCCAATCGTTCTGCGATGGATTTTGACTATGCACATTACATGCTCAGTGGTGGGAAGGTTAAAAAGGAACACTATGGAGTAAATTCTCCATCTAAAGAAGCTTACTCGAAGCAGTTAGCAGAAATTTTCAACATGAACAGAACGAGGATCCTTGCTTTTAAGAATAAGCCTCCACATTCGGCTGAGAGAGTTTCTGAATCTCCATCATCTATACAACAGCCAAAAACCGTTAAAAAGAGGAGATACATTCCCCAA TCTTCGGAGAGGACCCTGGATGCTCCTGACATCCTAGATGACTTTTATCTCAATTTGTTAGACTGGGGAAGCAATAACGTAATTGCCATTGCCTTAGGAAATTCTGTATATCTATGGGATGCTTCTGATGGGTCTGTTACTGAGCTTCTCACGGTTGATGATGATTTTGGGCCGGTGACTGCTGTCAGCTGGTCACCAGATGGAAGAAGCcttgcagtgggcttgaataaTTCACACGTTCAGCTGTGGAACACCTTGCAGGGATCTAGCCGATTG CTGAGGACTTTACAAGGACACAGATTAAGGGTTGGCTCACTCGATTGGAATGGACACATACTGACAACTGGGGGCATGGACGGTATGATCATCAACAATGACGTGCGTATAAGATCTCACATAGTTGGAACATATAGAGGACACAATCAGGAGATATGTGGATTGAAGTGGTCTGCTTCAGGCCAGCAATTGGCTAGTGGAGGGAACGACAATTTGGTCCATATATGGAGCATATCGATGGGGTCTGCTAACTCAACACACCAATGGGTTCACCGTATGACAGATCACACTTCTGCTGTAAAAGCTCTTTCCTGGTGTCCTTTCCAGAGTAATATGGTCGCCTCAGGCGGTGGCATTGGAGATCAATGCATAAAGTTTTGGAACACCAATACAGGGGCATGCTTGAATTCTGTCAATACAGGTTCACAAGTCTGTTCCTTGCTTTGGAACAGACATGACCGCGAGCTTTTGAGTTCTCATGGCTTTATTGACAACCAGCTTGCTGTTTGGAAATATCCTTCTATGACGAAAATTTCTGAACTTCTCGGTCACACATCAAGAGTTCTTCATATGGCTCAG AGCCCGGATGGCTATACCGTGGCGACTGCAGCAGCTGATGAGACACTAAGATTATGGAATGTTTTTGGGAATCCTACAGAGACAAAGCCTGTGCTAAAGAGAAAGCTAGAACCATTTTTTGACTTGGCTCAGATTAGAtaa